One Alphaproteobacteria bacterium LSUCC0396 genomic region harbors:
- a CDS encoding LysR family transcriptional regulator, producing MNRTLDLTALRSFVAVAEIGGVTAAADRLHLTQSTVSMQIKRLESMLNLDLISRSGRGIELTPHGEQLARYGRQILGINDEVWNRMTNTQFEGTLVMGVPPDILYPHIPNILKAFSDAFPRVQIKLVSTRTSELKEELAKGTLDLILTTEADDARGGEFLSSQPLKWFCQRGNKQIWRRRPLPLTYESTVCSAKQ from the coding sequence ATGAACAGAACCCTTGATCTGACGGCGCTTCGTTCGTTCGTTGCTGTTGCGGAAATTGGCGGTGTAACTGCGGCTGCTGATCGCCTACACCTCACCCAATCAACTGTTTCAATGCAGATAAAGCGCCTTGAATCGATGCTTAATCTCGACCTGATTAGCCGGTCTGGGCGCGGCATTGAACTGACCCCGCATGGCGAACAGCTCGCCCGCTATGGCAGGCAAATTCTGGGCATCAACGACGAAGTCTGGAACCGGATGACCAATACGCAATTTGAGGGCACGCTTGTCATGGGGGTGCCGCCAGATATTCTATATCCGCATATTCCGAACATTTTGAAAGCGTTCAGCGATGCATTTCCGCGCGTCCAGATCAAGCTGGTTTCAACCCGGACAAGTGAGTTAAAGGAAGAATTGGCGAAAGGCACACTGGACTTAATCCTCACCACCGAGGCAGATGATGCGAGGGGCGGCGAATTTCTATCCTCGCAGCCACTAAAATGGTTTTGTCAACGCGGTAACAAGCAGATATGGCGACGGCGCCCCTTGCCACTGACCTACGAAAGCACTGTATGTTCCGCAAAACAGTGA
- a CDS encoding SDR family NAD(P)-dependent oxidoreductase yields MKTVIVTGAARGIGLATARLFTDQGYQVAMVDRDADVLNEAAATLDGGRAFICDVSDPGAVEAMVADVLAFSGRIDCLVNNAGVADFCPIEEASFLRWRTIMATNLDGVYLCSRAVLGGLKQSRGNIVNIASISGLRASTLRVAYGTSKAAVIQMTQQFAAEMGEHGIRVNCVAPGPVRTKLAMAVHSQEIIDAYHDAIPLNRYGSEAEIAEAIVFLGSEKASYITGQTLAVDGGFEATGVGLPALRV; encoded by the coding sequence ATGAAAACGGTAATTGTAACAGGCGCGGCGCGCGGTATCGGGCTTGCCACAGCGCGGCTTTTTACCGATCAGGGCTATCAGGTAGCGATGGTTGACCGGGATGCCGACGTACTAAACGAGGCGGCGGCAACGCTTGACGGGGGCAGGGCTTTTATCTGTGATGTGTCAGATCCCGGGGCAGTTGAGGCAATGGTGGCAGATGTGCTGGCATTTTCCGGGCGGATTGATTGTCTGGTCAATAACGCCGGTGTGGCCGATTTTTGCCCGATCGAAGAGGCAAGCTTTTTGCGCTGGCGGACAATCATGGCAACCAATCTGGATGGCGTCTATCTGTGCTCGCGCGCAGTTCTAGGGGGGCTCAAGCAGAGCCGCGGCAATATCGTCAATATAGCGTCGATTTCAGGGCTGCGCGCGTCAACCTTGCGCGTTGCATATGGCACGTCAAAGGCGGCGGTGATTCAAATGACCCAGCAATTTGCCGCCGAGATGGGCGAGCATGGTATTCGGGTGAATTGTGTGGCCCCGGGTCCGGTGCGCACAAAATTGGCAATGGCGGTTCATAGTCAGGAGATTATTGATGCCTATCATGATGCTATTCCGCTGAACCGATATGGCAGCGAGGCTGAAATTGCCGAGGCGATTGTGTTCCTTGGTTCAGAAAAAGCCAGCTATATCACCGGCCAAACACTGGCTGTCGATGGTGGTTTTGAGGCAACGGGTGTCGGGTTGCCAGCATTGCGCGTCTAA
- a CDS encoding glutathione S-transferase family protein yields the protein MASLILHHYPQSPVAHKVRLALGIAKASWQSVEIPRLPPKPLLMPLTAGYRRTPVLQIGADIYCDSQNIALAIEQSGQPARLFPDQTFGMAMMISAWAETTLFDLAVRIVLTNALGQVPDDFIRDRGSLYFEQNWTEAGLRASLPSVISEMHAALRLADAQLAAGNGIYLGGQQPCYGDASLAYICWFLRGRWDGGGEMLSHYPALCAVEAGLAACGEGVSENLDAIDALAIAKAATPQSPIGIMNGGGGFAVGQTVRIRPKGNTADPDVIGRLRYCDQMRVSIDHQHDEVGEIAVHFPVLGYVVTPADAPA from the coding sequence TTGGCATCGCTTATCTTGCATCATTATCCGCAATCGCCGGTCGCGCACAAGGTGCGGTTGGCGCTCGGCATCGCCAAGGCAAGCTGGCAGTCGGTTGAAATCCCGCGATTGCCGCCAAAGCCGCTGTTAATGCCGCTGACTGCCGGTTATCGGCGGACGCCGGTTTTGCAGATCGGGGCTGATATCTATTGCGATAGTCAGAATATCGCGCTTGCCATCGAACAGTCAGGCCAGCCAGCGCGCCTGTTCCCGGACCAGACATTTGGCATGGCGATGATGATCAGCGCTTGGGCCGAGACCACATTGTTTGATTTGGCGGTGCGTATTGTTCTGACCAATGCGCTAGGTCAGGTGCCCGATGACTTCATCCGTGATCGTGGATCGCTATATTTTGAGCAAAATTGGACCGAGGCCGGACTGCGCGCTAGCCTGCCTTCGGTGATTTCTGAGATGCATGCCGCATTGCGGCTGGCTGATGCACAGCTGGCAGCCGGAAACGGTATCTACCTTGGTGGGCAGCAGCCCTGCTATGGCGATGCGTCACTTGCATATATTTGCTGGTTTCTGCGGGGGCGTTGGGATGGCGGCGGCGAGATGCTGTCGCATTATCCGGCCTTGTGCGCGGTAGAGGCAGGTCTTGCCGCGTGCGGTGAGGGCGTGTCAGAAAATTTAGATGCCATTGATGCGCTGGCCATTGCCAAGGCGGCCACGCCGCAATCGCCAATCGGCATCATGAATGGAGGCGGCGGATTTGCCGTTGGCCAGACTGTCCGGATAAGGCCCAAGGGCAACACTGCCGACCCTGACGTTATTGGCCGCCTGCGCTATTGCGACCAGATGCGGGTTTCAATTGATCATCAGCATGACGAGGTTGGGGAAATCGCGGTGCATTTTCCGGTTTTAGGCTATGTCGTTACACCGGCGGACGCGCCAGCATAG
- a CDS encoding SDR family oxidoreductase, translated as MDIAGKKAIVIGGTSGIGLAASLMLVEKGAEVVAVSRDPSKAGNVPAGIRLAALDTRDGEAVEAFFNAEGDIDILVNSATGGSRAFGPFMEMDVKGFRGSFDKLWGYANVVRYGASHVRDNGSIVLVSGSPARKPKPGQIALSAVGGAVEAFTRAIAAEIAPKRVNVVSPGIIDTPMVALSGDDRNKHYQNVTKTHLIDRAGLPAEVASAIIFAIENDFITGTTIDVDGGWLVAQ; from the coding sequence ATGGATATTGCAGGTAAAAAAGCCATTGTTATCGGGGGTACGTCGGGCATTGGCCTAGCGGCGAGCCTTATGCTTGTTGAGAAGGGCGCAGAAGTTGTTGCCGTGAGCCGTGACCCAAGCAAGGCTGGCAACGTTCCCGCTGGCATTCGCCTTGCTGCACTGGACACGCGTGATGGCGAAGCGGTTGAGGCCTTTTTCAATGCTGAAGGTGATATCGACATTCTGGTGAATTCAGCCACTGGCGGCTCACGCGCTTTTGGCCCGTTTATGGAAATGGACGTAAAGGGGTTTCGGGGCTCGTTCGACAAATTATGGGGCTATGCCAACGTCGTCCGCTATGGCGCATCGCATGTTCGTGATAATGGCAGCATTGTTCTTGTCAGTGGCAGCCCTGCCCGCAAGCCAAAGCCGGGGCAGATCGCTTTGTCTGCCGTTGGTGGTGCCGTTGAGGCCTTTACCCGTGCAATCGCCGCGGAAATCGCTCCAAAGCGGGTTAATGTTGTCTCACCGGGCATTATTGACACGCCAATGGTGGCGTTGAGTGGTGATGACCGCAACAAGCATTATCAGAATGTCACCAAGACCCACTTGATCGACCGGGCCGGCTTGCCAGCCGAGGTTGCATCAGCGATCATCTTTGCGATTGAGAATGATTTTATTACTGGCACAACAATTGATGTTGATGGGGGCTGGCTAGTTGCGCAATAA
- the rlmB gene encoding 23S rRNA (guanosine(2251)-2'-O)-methyltransferase RlmB, which produces MAPKSAKKQHSAKNPHRNRQKPNANRGAAADPNGRHNPAKRPAQSGNMGHAGGKTVPKPPQNGYFIWGRHAVFAALANPDRRIQQLYITNDSSDALTAVITDLPAQRQAELPTPQLTDRSRLDPIGDAGEKAVHQGIAAAVWPLDPPHLDDFLANLAIHLRPDNDQEQAEPVRLLLLDQLSDPRNVGAIMRSARAFGVAALITTFRNAAEENGVLARTASGALDHVPLIRVVNLARAIEQLQDHGFLVAGLAGEGDVEVSALGTHQRLAIMLGAEGSGLRRLSRDHCDMLVRININEDAESLNVSNAAAIALYAASLYKPDANK; this is translated from the coding sequence ATGGCCCCAAAAAGCGCGAAAAAACAACATTCGGCGAAAAACCCGCACCGAAACCGGCAAAAGCCAAATGCTAATCGCGGTGCTGCGGCCGATCCTAACGGCCGGCATAATCCTGCCAAGCGGCCGGCGCAATCGGGAAATATGGGTCATGCAGGCGGCAAGACCGTGCCAAAACCCCCACAGAACGGCTATTTCATCTGGGGGCGCCACGCCGTTTTTGCGGCACTTGCGAATCCGGATCGGCGCATCCAGCAGCTCTATATCACCAATGATAGCAGCGATGCGCTGACGGCCGTGATCACTGATCTGCCAGCACAGCGTCAGGCCGAACTGCCGACACCGCAGCTGACAGACCGCAGCCGCCTTGATCCTATCGGCGATGCCGGTGAAAAAGCTGTGCATCAGGGGATTGCCGCGGCGGTTTGGCCGTTAGACCCACCGCATCTTGATGATTTTCTTGCCAATCTTGCAATCCATCTTCGACCAGATAATGACCAAGAACAGGCAGAACCGGTTCGCCTGCTGCTGCTTGATCAATTATCTGATCCGCGCAATGTTGGGGCAATCATGCGTTCGGCGCGGGCCTTTGGTGTTGCCGCACTGATCACGACCTTTCGCAATGCCGCCGAGGAAAATGGCGTCTTGGCACGAACCGCATCTGGCGCGCTGGATCATGTGCCCCTGATCCGAGTGGTTAATCTGGCCCGCGCTATCGAGCAATTACAGGATCACGGGTTTCTGGTTGCCGGTCTTGCTGGCGAGGGTGATGTCGAAGTGAGCGCCCTTGGCACGCATCAGCGGCTTGCCATTATGCTTGGTGCCGAAGGGAGCGGCCTGCGGCGTCTCAGCCGTGACCATTGCGACATGCTGGTTCGGATTAATATCAATGAAGATGCCGAAAGCCTGAATGTTTCGAATGCCGCTGCGATCGCGCTTTATGCGGCAAGCCTCTATAAACCGGACGCGAACAAATGA
- a CDS encoding glutathione S-transferase family protein, protein MSEITVWGRKSSVNVQLVLWALDEMRLPYQRLDAGFIYGVVDTDEFRAMNPNGRVPVLIDGDAPPIFESAVILRYLAGRYGDESFWPSAAAARAQVDKWAEWAKWNFGHAFIMTAFWKLVRTPADKVDHDAVRAALVTLEDILAMADARLATSTYLASDAFTLADIAFGYCLYRYYDIDVVRRDLPHLRRYYELLCRRPAYQNNIIVSYDELRA, encoded by the coding sequence ATGAGTGAAATCACCGTTTGGGGGCGTAAATCCTCGGTCAATGTCCAATTGGTGTTATGGGCGCTTGACGAGATGCGCCTGCCATATCAACGCCTCGACGCCGGTTTTATCTATGGGGTGGTCGATACTGACGAATTTCGGGCGATGAACCCGAATGGCCGTGTGCCGGTATTGATTGATGGCGATGCGCCGCCAATTTTTGAGTCGGCGGTGATCCTGCGCTATCTTGCTGGCCGATATGGTGATGAAAGTTTCTGGCCATCGGCGGCGGCGGCGCGGGCGCAGGTCGATAAATGGGCCGAATGGGCGAAATGGAATTTTGGTCACGCCTTTATCATGACGGCATTCTGGAAATTGGTGCGCACGCCAGCTGATAAGGTTGATCATGATGCGGTTCGGGCGGCGCTGGTCACCCTCGAAGATATTCTGGCGATGGCTGATGCTAGGCTTGCCACCAGCACCTATCTTGCCAGTGATGCGTTTACCCTTGCTGATATCGCCTTTGGCTATTGCCTCTACCGCTATTACGATATTGATGTGGTGCGGCGTGATTTGCCGCATCTACGGCGCTATTACGAGTTGCTGTGTCGCCGGCCAGCCTATCAAAACAATATCATCGTATCTTATGACGAATTGCGGGCGTGA
- the comE gene encoding sulfopyruvate decarboxylase subunit beta: MIRSEVLKTLIPIISDQLVVSNIGLPSQELHLLDDQPTNFYMLGTMGLASSIGLGLALAQKAKVISIDGDGSVLTNFGTLPTIANNPADNFILLIIDNGSYGSTGDQPTYAGMKTSLAKVATACGCENVVECSAEDTAAAVQAALDGDKMTIIVSKCESGNIKVPVIEMDAPVIRHRFMAEVSRRNA, translated from the coding sequence ATGATTAGAAGCGAAGTTCTGAAAACACTGATCCCGATCATTTCTGATCAGTTGGTTGTATCCAACATCGGCCTGCCATCACAAGAACTGCATCTGCTTGATGACCAGCCAACCAATTTCTATATGCTTGGCACCATGGGGCTCGCCTCATCAATCGGTCTTGGCCTCGCGCTGGCACAAAAGGCCAAGGTGATTTCCATTGATGGTGATGGTTCGGTTCTGACCAATTTTGGCACATTGCCAACAATTGCGAATAATCCGGCCGATAATTTCATTCTGCTGATCATTGATAATGGCAGCTATGGCTCAACCGGTGACCAGCCAACCTATGCCGGTATGAAGACGTCGCTGGCAAAGGTTGCCACCGCTTGTGGATGCGAGAATGTTGTCGAATGCAGCGCCGAAGACACCGCCGCCGCCGTTCAGGCAGCATTAGATGGTGATAAAATGACCATCATTGTCAGCAAATGCGAGTCCGGCAACATCAAGGTGCCGGTCATCGAGATGGACGCCCCAGTAATCCGCCATCGCTTTATGGCCGAAGTCAGCCGCCGCAACGCATAA
- a CDS encoding DUF2938 family protein: protein MLSFQFVIVGIAACVIFDLWQRIFQKLTAIPPSNWALVGRWSLGLMTNGQLIARDLEARPERRHELALGWAVHYGVAIGYAAVFAWLLDRNIFDAGFLGGLVFGVISVLVPWLFFLPCLGKGIMARLTPNPPLVCALALMMHSLFGVSIGLGFAVLAG, encoded by the coding sequence ATGTTGAGTTTCCAATTTGTCATTGTGGGCATTGCCGCTTGTGTCATTTTTGATCTATGGCAACGTATTTTTCAGAAATTGACGGCCATTCCACCGAGCAATTGGGCATTGGTTGGGCGCTGGAGTCTTGGTTTAATGACCAATGGTCAGTTAATTGCCCGTGATCTTGAAGCAAGGCCAGAGCGCCGCCATGAATTGGCGCTTGGCTGGGCGGTTCACTATGGCGTTGCAATCGGCTATGCGGCAGTTTTTGCATGGTTATTGGATCGCAATATTTTTGACGCCGGATTTCTTGGTGGGTTGGTCTTTGGCGTGATCAGCGTGTTAGTGCCATGGCTGTTTTTCCTGCCCTGTCTTGGCAAAGGGATAATGGCGCGCCTGACGCCGAACCCGCCGCTTGTTTGTGCGTTGGCGTTGATGATGCACTCACTTTTTGGTGTTTCAATCGGGCTTGGCTTTGCAGTTCTAGCTGGGTAA
- a CDS encoding NAD(P)-dependent oxidoreductase: MKSIGFVGLGAMGSVMAPLPVQAGFSVTGFDPAARLDDDTGVIMANQLVDLAGCDAIVLMLPDGNVVTKVATSLADAGFSGLIIDMSSSQPEGTIALGKQLADRGIRLIDAPVSGGRKKAALGTLMVMAGGDAGDLETAGKLLACFGEVAHVGPLAAGHAMKALNNYVSAAGLLASMQALATAQSFGIAPETFTKVINGSTGRNNTTEVKLEPFIISRRYDSGFFLRLMAKDVGIASELIKNAGFDAPITTALNEYLAVAVDQLGHDADHTGLYEMVNPATS, from the coding sequence ATGAAATCAATTGGGTTTGTTGGATTGGGCGCGATGGGATCGGTTATGGCGCCTTTGCCTGTTCAGGCAGGGTTTAGCGTAACCGGATTTGATCCGGCGGCGCGGCTTGACGATGACACTGGCGTCATCATGGCGAACCAGCTCGTTGATCTTGCTGGCTGCGATGCAATCGTCTTAATGCTTCCCGACGGCAACGTTGTTACCAAAGTTGCGACCAGTCTGGCTGATGCTGGCTTTTCCGGCTTGATCATTGATATGTCGTCCAGCCAACCCGAAGGCACCATCGCCCTTGGCAAGCAGCTAGCCGACCGCGGCATTCGCCTGATTGACGCGCCGGTATCAGGCGGGCGCAAGAAAGCTGCGCTTGGCACATTAATGGTGATGGCTGGCGGCGATGCTGGCGATCTGGAAACGGCTGGCAAGCTGCTTGCTTGTTTCGGTGAGGTCGCCCATGTCGGGCCATTGGCCGCTGGTCATGCAATGAAGGCGCTAAACAACTATGTTTCAGCCGCCGGATTACTGGCCAGCATGCAGGCACTCGCAACCGCACAATCATTTGGCATCGCGCCAGAAACATTTACCAAGGTGATTAACGGATCGACCGGCCGCAACAATACCACCGAGGTCAAGCTTGAGCCATTTATCATTTCACGCCGATACGATTCCGGCTTTTTCCTGCGTTTGATGGCGAAAGATGTCGGTATTGCCAGCGAATTGATCAAAAATGCCGGATTTGATGCACCAATAACGACAGCATTAAATGAGTATCTAGCGGTTGCTGTTGACCAGCTCGGCCATGACGCCGATCACACCGGCCTCTATGAAATGGTCAATCCGGCCACATCATAA
- a CDS encoding VOC family protein yields MFWGLKPKPKACPFWKKKKGYDGDVAFVSDGHIQTHLAQKDLNVRFRTGHIVNPLERGHIAYRTDDLDAFKAHLIAKGIAFSDWGETAVAGWQQIFFYDPDGNIIEVHEVGS; encoded by the coding sequence ATGTTTTGGGGCTTAAAACCGAAACCGAAGGCCTGCCCGTTCTGGAAAAAAAAGAAAGGCTATGATGGCGATGTTGCGTTTGTTTCCGACGGTCATATCCAAACGCATCTCGCGCAAAAGGATCTTAATGTCAGGTTTCGCACTGGCCATATCGTCAATCCACTCGAGCGCGGTCATATTGCCTATCGCACCGATGATCTGGACGCTTTTAAGGCGCATCTAATCGCCAAGGGCATTGCCTTTTCCGACTGGGGCGAGACGGCAGTTGCCGGCTGGCAGCAGATTTTCTTTTATGACCCTGACGGCAATATCATTGAGGTTCATGAGGTCGGATCATAA
- the comD gene encoding sulfopyruvate decarboxylase subunit alpha, protein MSINQKIVSDFIKNKIEFVTTVPCKQLAGVIDEIEASKDIFHIPSNKEDEGMGLCAGAYMGGKRSAIIMQNTAIGVTINTLVTLIQYYNIPLPMLISYRGEIGEPVACQVEMAVHTKALLNQLNIPTYHFHEQRDADELDGILNHSFMAKKPVAILTDASFWQGA, encoded by the coding sequence ATGTCTATTAACCAAAAGATTGTTAGTGATTTTATCAAAAATAAAATCGAATTTGTTACCACCGTCCCTTGCAAGCAATTAGCCGGTGTCATTGACGAGATTGAAGCCTCAAAGGATATCTTTCATATTCCGTCAAACAAAGAAGATGAAGGCATGGGGCTATGCGCTGGTGCCTATATGGGCGGCAAGCGTTCAGCGATCATTATGCAGAACACCGCAATTGGCGTTACCATCAACACGCTGGTAACATTGATCCAATATTATAATATCCCGCTGCCAATGCTGATCAGCTATCGCGGCGAAATTGGCGAGCCGGTTGCCTGTCAGGTCGAAATGGCAGTTCACACCAAGGCCTTGTTGAACCAGTTGAACATCCCGACCTATCATTTCCATGAGCAACGCGATGCGGATGAGCTGGATGGTATTTTGAACCACAGCTTCATGGCGAAAAAGCCTGTTGCCATTCTTACCGATGCCAGCTTTTGGCAGGGAGCATAA
- a CDS encoding FkbM family methyltransferase, producing MQIFGTFAPTGVNRIILTLAKIGFGRGRLKLLFSRLWNRLNGDQPVDLIYHALKLRLQPRRNTIDAKIMFSAKRREAAELTMIRHHLLGGGVIVDIGANVGYYALNAALMNADQVIAVEPNPPMLARLRDHIALNELAAKITVHPVAVGAVAGVAKLTVSDSDFGSSSIVNDNVGTSHIEVGIMPLVDILKADGVAKADIIKIDIEGMEDRALFPYFEAIGKDQYPKLIVMEDGINARWERDILGWLLENGYHAAARTRGNIMLELTP from the coding sequence TTGCAAATTTTTGGAACTTTTGCGCCAACCGGTGTGAACCGGATTATTCTGACCCTTGCCAAAATTGGATTTGGCCGCGGCCGGTTGAAACTATTATTTTCTCGGCTTTGGAACCGGCTCAATGGCGACCAGCCTGTTGATCTGATCTATCACGCGCTGAAATTGCGCCTGCAACCTCGCCGAAATACGATTGATGCAAAGATCATGTTCAGCGCAAAACGGCGGGAAGCAGCTGAATTGACGATGATCCGGCATCATCTTCTGGGCGGGGGCGTGATTGTCGATATTGGCGCGAATGTCGGCTATTACGCGCTGAATGCGGCGCTGATGAACGCCGATCAGGTTATTGCGGTTGAACCAAATCCGCCTATGTTGGCGCGGCTGCGTGATCATATTGCGCTGAATGAGCTTGCGGCAAAGATCACTGTTCACCCGGTTGCCGTTGGCGCGGTTGCCGGCGTGGCAAAACTAACCGTCTCGGACAGTGATTTTGGCAGTAGCTCGATCGTGAATGACAATGTTGGCACATCGCATATCGAGGTTGGAATTATGCCGCTTGTTGATATTTTAAAGGCCGATGGCGTTGCCAAGGCTGATATCATCAAAATTGATATTGAGGGCATGGAAGACCGCGCCTTATTTCCGTATTTTGAGGCGATTGGTAAAGATCAATATCCAAAATTGATTGTGATGGAGGACGGTATTAATGCCCGTTGGGAACGCGACATTCTGGGCTGGTTGCTGGAAAACGGCTATCACGCCGCCGCCCGCACAAGGGGCAATATCATGCTGGAGCTAACCCCGTAA
- a CDS encoding DUF1127 domain-containing protein: protein MTQLDHSHETYRTSAIRAVKSALLLAAIGTKARRLCGACLRAYSMRIELARQRRHLAHMPEWQRRDIGIDRVAAKTEASRGSWVGRVPWQSQIAGVSYSAKKNDDHGVSERAVLIGVSPPVPAKNASSDRRFWALAGSP from the coding sequence ATGACCCAGTTAGATCACAGCCATGAAACATACAGAACCAGCGCAATTCGTGCGGTGAAAAGCGCATTGTTGCTGGCCGCTATTGGCACAAAGGCACGGCGGCTGTGCGGTGCGTGTTTACGTGCTTATTCGATGCGTATTGAATTGGCGCGCCAGCGGCGGCACCTTGCCCATATGCCTGAATGGCAGCGCCGCGATATCGGTATTGATCGGGTCGCCGCCAAAACCGAAGCCAGCCGCGGTTCATGGGTGGGGCGGGTGCCGTGGCAGAGCCAAATTGCAGGTGTCAGCTACAGCGCAAAAAAAAATGATGATCATGGCGTATCAGAACGGGCTGTCCTGATCGGCGTTTCACCTCCGGTACCGGCCAAGAACGCCAGTTCTGATAGAAGGTTTTGGGCATTGGCCGGCAGCCCTTAG
- the tuf gene encoding elongation factor Tu has protein sequence MSKAKFDRSKPHCNIGTIGHVDHGKTSLTAAITKILAESGGAEFSAYDQIDKAPEERARGITISTAHVEYETANRHYAHVDCPGHADYVKNMITGAAQMDGAILVVSAADGPMPQTREHILLARQVGVPALCVFMNKVDQVDDEELLELVEMEIRELLSSYDFPGDDIPIVRGSALAALEDSNETIGREAIKALMDAVDGYIPQPERPKDQPFLMPIEDVFSISGRGTVVTGRIERGIVNVGEEIEIVGLKDTQKTTCTGVEMFRKLLDQGEAGDNVGVLLRGTKREEVERGQVLCKPGSIAPHTEFKCEAYVLTKDEGGRHTPFFSNYRPQFYFRTTDVTGSVVLPEGTEMVMPGDNIAMTVTLIAPIAMDEGLRFAIREGGRTVGAGVVATVIK, from the coding sequence ATGTCCAAGGCAAAGTTTGACCGTTCCAAGCCGCATTGTAACATTGGCACGATTGGCCATGTTGACCACGGCAAGACCTCATTGACCGCAGCGATCACAAAGATTTTGGCTGAGTCTGGTGGCGCTGAGTTTTCAGCATATGACCAGATTGACAAGGCGCCAGAAGAGCGTGCGCGCGGCATCACGATTTCAACAGCGCATGTTGAGTATGAGACAGCCAACCGTCACTACGCCCACGTTGATTGTCCGGGCCACGCCGATTATGTGAAGAACATGATCACTGGTGCGGCGCAGATGGATGGCGCGATTTTGGTTGTATCAGCGGCTGATGGCCCGATGCCACAAACCCGCGAGCATATTTTGTTGGCGCGTCAGGTTGGTGTGCCTGCTTTGTGCGTATTCATGAACAAGGTTGATCAGGTTGACGACGAAGAGTTGCTTGAGCTGGTTGAGATGGAAATTCGTGAGCTGTTGTCATCATATGACTTCCCTGGCGATGATATTCCGATTGTTCGTGGTTCAGCATTGGCAGCATTGGAAGACAGCAACGAGACCATTGGTCGTGAAGCGATCAAGGCGCTGATGGATGCGGTTGATGGCTATATTCCCCAGCCAGAGCGTCCGAAGGATCAGCCATTCTTGATGCCGATTGAGGATGTGTTCTCGATTTCGGGTCGTGGTACAGTTGTGACTGGCCGTATTGAGCGCGGTATCGTGAATGTTGGTGAAGAGATCGAGATTGTTGGTCTGAAAGACACACAAAAGACAACCTGCACCGGTGTTGAGATGTTCCGCAAGCTGTTGGATCAGGGTGAAGCTGGCGATAACGTTGGTGTTCTGCTTCGTGGTACCAAGCGTGAAGAGGTTGAGCGCGGTCAGGTATTGTGTAAGCCGGGTTCAATCGCACCGCATACCGAGTTCAAGTGTGAGGCCTATGTTTTGACCAAGGATGAGGGTGGTCGTCATACACCATTCTTCTCGAACTATCGCCCACAGTTCTATTTCCGGACAACAGACGTAACCGGATCAGTGGTATTGCCGGAAGGCACCGAGATGGTTATGCCTGGCGATAACATTGCAATGACCGTGACATTGATCGCACCAATTGCGATGGATGAAGGTCTGCGCTTTGCGATCCGTGAAGGTGGCCGCACCGTTGGTGCCGGCGTCGTTGCTACGGTCATTAAGTAA
- a CDS encoding helix-turn-helix domain-containing protein, translating to MPHRTIFHANEEDTTLGGRISMAREASGLSVADVVKRLGVRAATYEAWEADRSEPRANKLVALAGILNISPPYLLSGLGRQPVGNDAVGRKIQRLTAQIEQLEQSLKAATSSLRQIKKSVAKLK from the coding sequence ATGCCGCATCGGACAATCTTTCATGCAAATGAAGAAGACACCACCCTTGGCGGCCGCATTTCGATGGCGCGCGAAGCCTCTGGCCTTAGCGTTGCAGATGTCGTCAAACGCCTCGGGGTGAGGGCGGCAACCTATGAGGCGTGGGAGGCTGACCGGTCCGAGCCACGGGCGAACAAGCTTGTTGCGCTGGCTGGCATTTTGAATATTTCGCCGCCCTATCTTTTAAGCGGGCTTGGCAGGCAGCCTGTCGGCAATGATGCAGTTGGCCGGAAAATACAGCGGCTAACGGCGCAGATTGAACAGCTGGAGCAAAGCTTGAAAGCCGCAACAAGCAGTCTACGTCAAATCAAGAAATCGGTTGCCAAGTTGAAATGA